The Thiorhodovibrio litoralis genome includes a window with the following:
- a CDS encoding DUF1819 family protein, which translates to MPKQVPNLGERRSCRFGVWSARVIPILKTSGRLLEHIGRYKANFSKGGLMVPETRLVAGLLLQGVDRERWEQAIRVENVLAKRSPSTAITKANLIRARLRPMTSSLWELIRDGSRPVATQAVLAATVVYSPLLGDFLDLVVRDLYRHLERQLKRAHWDQYVDDCQMRDPKMPRWNESTRTTLRTRVFGMLRESGYIAAGSAHALQPLEISPEVVTVLREAEQWYALRCIQLTD; encoded by the coding sequence ATGCCCAAGCAGGTCCCGAATCTCGGCGAGCGGCGCTCCTGCAGATTCGGTGTTTGGTCGGCACGAGTCATCCCTATCCTGAAAACCTCGGGGCGTCTCTTGGAGCATATCGGGCGCTACAAAGCCAACTTCAGCAAGGGCGGACTGATGGTCCCGGAGACTCGGCTGGTGGCCGGTTTACTGCTCCAGGGCGTTGATCGCGAGCGGTGGGAGCAGGCGATTCGGGTTGAGAACGTCCTGGCGAAACGCTCGCCGTCGACGGCGATCACCAAAGCCAATCTGATCCGGGCGCGGCTGCGGCCCATGACCTCGAGCCTGTGGGAGTTGATTCGCGACGGCAGCCGGCCGGTGGCGACGCAGGCGGTCCTTGCGGCCACCGTCGTCTACTCTCCCCTGCTTGGTGACTTTCTTGACCTGGTCGTGCGCGATCTCTATCGCCATCTGGAGCGACAGCTGAAACGCGCGCACTGGGATCAGTACGTCGATGACTGCCAGATGCGCGATCCTAAGATGCCTCGCTGGAACGAGTCGACGCGCACGACCCTGAGAACGCGTGTGTTTGGCATGTTACGCGAGTCCGGGTATATTGCAGCGGGTTCCGCGCACGCATTGCAACCGCTAGAGATTTCCCCCGAGGTGGTGACGGTCTTACGCGAGGCCGAGCAGTGGTATGCGCTGCGCTGTATTCAGCTCACCGACTGA
- a CDS encoding type II toxin-antitoxin system HicB family antitoxin: protein MNTLKYVYWQDEGMWIGYLEAYPDFLTQGETLEDLQEHLKDIHQEVTSGDIPLVRRVGELAVA from the coding sequence GTGAACACCTTGAAATATGTCTACTGGCAGGATGAGGGCATGTGGATCGGCTACCTTGAAGCCTATCCGGACTTCCTGACCCAGGGTGAGACGCTCGAGGATTTGCAGGAGCACCTGAAAGACATCCACCAGGAGGTCACCAGTGGCGACATTCCGCTGGTGCGGCGTGTGGGTGAGCTTGCGGTGGCATGA
- the ahcY gene encoding adenosylhomocysteinase: protein MSEFTDYKVADLSLADFGRKEMVIAETEMPGLMALRKKYGPEKPLKGARITGSLHMTIQTAVLIETLVELGAEVRWCSCNIFSTQDHAAAAIAARDIPVYAWKGETLEEYWWCTEQVINWPDGPNGEKRGPNMILDDGGDATLLVHKGVEYEKAGSVPKATADDNEEWTAVLGVLGRTFERDREHWHKMAKGIKGVTEETTTGVHRLYEMFKNGTLLFPAMNVNDSVTKSKFDNLYGCRESLVDAIKRATDVMIAGKVGIVCGYGDVGKGSAAALRALGATVWVTEIDPICALQAAMEGYRVVRLDEVANQGDIFVTTTGNLDIITHDHMAAMKDQAIVCNIGHFDNEIQVQSLEKYEWVNIKPQVDQIIFPDGHRITLLARGRLVNLGCATGHPSFVMSNSFTNQVLAQIEIFTKPDEYPIGVYVLPKHLDEEVARLHLEKIGVKLTKLRPDQADYIGVSVDGPYKAEHYRY from the coding sequence ATGAGTGAGTTTACTGACTACAAAGTCGCCGACCTGTCCCTCGCCGATTTCGGCCGCAAAGAAATGGTCATTGCCGAGACCGAAATGCCTGGTCTGATGGCACTGCGCAAAAAATACGGCCCCGAAAAGCCGCTGAAAGGCGCGCGCATCACCGGCAGCCTGCACATGACCATCCAGACCGCGGTGCTGATCGAGACCCTGGTCGAACTCGGCGCCGAAGTGCGCTGGTGTTCCTGCAACATCTTCTCCACCCAAGACCACGCCGCCGCGGCCATTGCCGCGCGCGATATCCCCGTCTATGCCTGGAAAGGCGAGACGCTGGAAGAATACTGGTGGTGCACCGAGCAGGTCATCAACTGGCCGGACGGCCCCAATGGAGAAAAAAGGGGTCCGAACATGATCCTGGACGACGGCGGCGACGCCACTCTGCTGGTCCACAAGGGCGTTGAGTACGAGAAGGCTGGCAGCGTGCCCAAGGCGACCGCTGACGATAACGAGGAATGGACAGCAGTACTCGGCGTGCTGGGCCGCACCTTCGAGCGCGACCGCGAGCATTGGCACAAAATGGCCAAGGGCATCAAGGGCGTGACCGAGGAGACCACTACCGGCGTGCATCGTCTCTATGAGATGTTCAAAAACGGCACTCTGCTGTTCCCGGCGATGAACGTCAATGACTCGGTCACCAAGTCCAAGTTCGACAACCTCTACGGCTGCCGCGAGTCTCTGGTCGACGCCATCAAGCGCGCCACCGATGTGATGATCGCCGGCAAGGTCGGCATCGTCTGCGGCTATGGCGACGTCGGCAAAGGCTCAGCCGCCGCCCTGCGCGCGCTTGGCGCCACCGTCTGGGTGACTGAGATCGACCCCATCTGTGCTCTCCAGGCGGCGATGGAAGGCTACCGCGTGGTGCGCCTTGATGAAGTCGCCAACCAGGGCGATATTTTCGTCACCACCACCGGCAACCTCGACATCATCACCCATGACCACATGGCAGCGATGAAAGACCAGGCGATTGTCTGCAACATCGGCCACTTCGATAACGAGATTCAGGTTCAGAGTCTCGAAAAATACGAGTGGGTCAACATCAAGCCGCAGGTCGATCAGATCATCTTCCCCGACGGCCATCGCATCACCCTGCTCGCGCGCGGGCGTCTGGTGAACCTGGGCTGCGCCACCGGCCATCCGAGCTTCGTGATGTCCAACTCCTTCACCAACCAGGTACTGGCGCAGATTGAGATCTTCACCAAGCCGGATGAGTATCCCATCGGCGTCTATGTGCTGCCCAAGCACCTCGACGAGGAAGTCGCGCGGCTGCATCTGGAGAAAATCGGCGTCAAGCTGACCAAACTCCGCCCCGACCAGGCGGACTACATCGGCGTCAGCGTCGACGGCCCCTACAAGGCCGAGCACTACCGCTACTAA
- a CDS encoding AbrB/MazE/SpoVT family DNA-binding domain-containing protein, translating into MHSNKMQTATLTSKGQVTIPVEIRKKLGLEPGDQVGFILDAEGIRVVPREHRIEAAFGLCQAKVSVMDEDMERVIRERAGR; encoded by the coding sequence ATGCATAGCAACAAGATGCAAACAGCGACGCTCACCAGCAAAGGTCAGGTCACGATTCCGGTGGAGATCCGCAAGAAGCTGGGTTTGGAGCCAGGCGACCAAGTGGGATTCATCCTCGACGCCGAAGGCATTCGTGTCGTGCCGAGGGAGCATCGCATCGAAGCGGCCTTTGGTCTCTGCCAGGCCAAGGTGTCGGTGATGGATGAAGACATGGAGCGCGTTATTCGCGAACGGGCTGGCCGGTGA
- the brxC gene encoding BREX system P-loop protein BrxC has translation MLIKELFTKAVDRPINGVIKADQDDAASVWQELDEYVITKELDTHFRRFFDAFLQAIDRPGDPHILGLIGVWISGFFGSGKSHFLKILSYLLENREICYQGQTRRAIDFFDGKIQDAMLAGDIKRALSTDTDVILFNIDSKADSSGRDAILRVFLKVFNEKLGYSGDYPHLAHIERRLDQQGQLGAFKAAFHAVAGVDWDAERDGYSFYQDEIVQALADTLGKSPEGARAWLERAEADFESLLTVENFAGWVRDYLDQPHPGQAAAPGQGRRIVFLVDEIGQFIGQDTHLMLSLQTITETLGTACGGRAWVVVTSQEDIDAILGEVRASKANDFSKIQGRFKTRLSLSSGNVDEVIQKRLLTKTEPAQAALNQVYADSADILKNQLSFSNVGMTFKPFADALDFAAVYPFAPYQFQLVQKIFEAIRRHGVTGLHLARGERSMLDAFQSAATQLRDTEVGVLVPLYRFYPAIESFLEGVVKSTIDNAERNDKLDPNDALVLKTLFLIRYVDEIRGNVDNLVTLFVDRIDADRLALRHQIEASLQRLERETLIGRNGEGFFFLTNEERDISREIKDIDLSSAEETKLLAELLFEDVLKGLRKHRFPDNNKDFGLTRLCDLHPHGQRSDGDLVLSVITPLADDYGLYDETRCILTSSAEGGALILKLPDDKTLAREIRTLIQTDKYVGRKNDGTASHTTLRILRERQEENRERRARLLRLLDAHGQEAACYAAGQPVPTKAKSALQVIADGLNYLVRNSFTKLGYLTQLSANPQAEIKAVLSATDVDDLGFSLEAGQGNQQAIQELAQHIELMASANHAMVLEALVQERFGRRPYGWPEWEVVLLIARLLRRGDISLVLDGDTLSLEKAYEPLTSPSKWRKLRLTKRKTVDSGQLQQARQLAKELFSSLAPDGEDAIDAHLREQLGRWRADLSEYQTLAGTGQYPGGPTIADALGVIKAMSAETDSVRLIEQFLARKNDLLDLADGIHELRNFYTHQRQAWDQLIDAKQRFQANRTELEQHADAAAALQRSAEILAAPAPYGMVKEAAALIHRIEQVNDGLIAAHRAQILPEIDKQLGKVQIELDAAQADNTLSNQCLYPLQQLKQQIAAQTSLAHITQAGIRALELADAAFAKIEASAPPPPKQPGDGVKEKPDQPYVKPRRVIKPAALAPEGYLETPADIDAYLDKLRGALETVIAAGDRIEIR, from the coding sequence ATGTTGATCAAGGAACTATTCACCAAAGCCGTCGACCGCCCCATCAACGGGGTGATCAAGGCCGATCAGGACGATGCCGCCTCGGTGTGGCAGGAACTCGACGAGTATGTGATTACCAAGGAGCTGGACACCCACTTCCGGCGCTTCTTCGACGCCTTCCTGCAGGCCATTGACCGCCCCGGTGACCCGCACATCCTCGGCCTGATCGGGGTGTGGATCTCGGGTTTCTTCGGCTCCGGCAAGTCGCATTTCCTCAAGATCCTGTCCTACCTGCTTGAGAACCGCGAGATCTGCTATCAGGGGCAGACCCGGCGGGCGATTGACTTCTTCGACGGCAAGATCCAGGACGCCATGCTCGCCGGCGACATCAAGCGCGCGCTCAGCACCGATACCGATGTGATCTTGTTCAACATCGACAGCAAGGCCGACAGCAGTGGGCGCGACGCCATCCTGCGGGTGTTCCTCAAGGTCTTCAACGAGAAACTCGGCTATAGCGGCGATTACCCGCACCTCGCGCACATCGAGCGCCGGCTCGACCAGCAGGGCCAGCTGGGGGCCTTCAAGGCCGCCTTTCATGCGGTCGCGGGTGTCGACTGGGACGCCGAGCGCGACGGGTACAGCTTCTATCAGGACGAAATCGTCCAGGCCCTGGCCGATACGCTCGGCAAAAGCCCCGAGGGCGCACGCGCCTGGCTGGAACGCGCGGAAGCCGATTTCGAGTCCCTGCTGACGGTGGAGAACTTCGCCGGCTGGGTGCGCGACTACCTGGATCAACCGCACCCAGGGCAAGCCGCCGCACCCGGCCAAGGTCGGCGCATCGTCTTCCTGGTCGATGAGATCGGCCAGTTCATCGGTCAGGACACCCACCTGATGCTGAGCCTGCAAACCATCACCGAGACCCTCGGCACCGCCTGCGGCGGGCGCGCCTGGGTGGTCGTCACCTCGCAAGAGGACATCGACGCCATCCTCGGCGAAGTGCGCGCATCCAAGGCCAATGACTTCTCCAAGATTCAGGGCCGCTTCAAGACCCGGCTGTCGCTCTCCAGCGGCAATGTCGATGAGGTGATTCAGAAGCGCCTGCTCACCAAGACCGAGCCGGCTCAAGCCGCGCTGAACCAGGTCTATGCCGACAGCGCCGACATCCTCAAGAACCAGCTCAGCTTCAGCAACGTCGGCATGACCTTCAAGCCGTTCGCCGACGCCTTGGATTTCGCCGCCGTCTATCCCTTTGCGCCCTACCAGTTCCAGCTGGTGCAGAAGATCTTCGAGGCCATCCGCCGCCACGGCGTCACCGGCCTGCACCTGGCGCGCGGCGAGCGCTCGATGCTCGATGCCTTTCAGTCCGCCGCGACCCAGCTCAGGGATACCGAGGTCGGCGTGCTGGTGCCCTTGTACCGCTTCTATCCGGCCATCGAGAGCTTTCTCGAAGGCGTGGTCAAGTCGACCATCGACAACGCCGAGCGCAACGACAAGCTCGACCCCAACGACGCCCTGGTACTCAAGACCCTGTTCCTGATCCGCTATGTCGATGAGATTCGCGGCAACGTCGATAACCTGGTGACGCTGTTCGTTGACCGCATCGATGCCGACCGCCTGGCCCTGCGCCACCAGATCGAAGCCAGCCTGCAACGCCTGGAGCGTGAAACCCTGATCGGGCGCAATGGCGAGGGCTTCTTCTTCCTCACCAATGAGGAGCGCGACATCAGCCGCGAGATCAAGGACATCGATCTCAGCTCCGCCGAGGAGACCAAACTGCTCGCCGAGTTGCTGTTTGAGGACGTGCTCAAGGGCCTGCGCAAGCACCGCTTTCCGGACAACAACAAAGACTTTGGCCTCACCCGCCTGTGCGACCTGCACCCGCACGGGCAGCGCAGCGATGGCGATCTGGTGCTCTCCGTCATCACCCCGCTGGCCGACGACTATGGCCTTTATGACGAGACCCGCTGCATCCTCACTAGCAGCGCCGAGGGCGGCGCGCTCATCCTCAAGCTGCCCGATGACAAGACCCTGGCGCGCGAGATTCGCACCCTGATCCAGACCGACAAGTACGTCGGGCGCAAAAACGACGGCACCGCCTCCCACACCACGCTGCGCATCCTGCGCGAGCGTCAGGAAGAAAACCGCGAGCGCCGCGCGCGGCTGCTGCGCCTGCTCGACGCGCACGGCCAGGAGGCCGCGTGCTATGCCGCCGGTCAGCCCGTCCCGACCAAGGCCAAGAGCGCGCTCCAGGTCATCGCCGACGGGCTGAATTATCTGGTGCGCAACAGCTTCACCAAGCTCGGCTACCTCACCCAACTGTCAGCCAACCCCCAGGCCGAGATCAAGGCCGTCCTCAGCGCCACCGATGTCGATGATCTTGGCTTCTCGCTGGAGGCCGGACAGGGCAATCAGCAAGCCATTCAAGAGCTGGCGCAACACATCGAGCTGATGGCCAGCGCCAACCATGCCATGGTGCTGGAAGCCCTGGTGCAGGAGCGCTTCGGTCGCCGGCCCTATGGCTGGCCGGAATGGGAGGTGGTGCTGCTGATCGCCCGCCTGCTGCGCCGGGGCGACATCAGCCTGGTGCTCGACGGCGATACCCTGAGCCTGGAAAAAGCCTATGAGCCGCTGACCTCGCCGAGCAAGTGGCGCAAGCTCCGGCTCACCAAGCGCAAGACCGTCGACAGCGGCCAGCTCCAGCAGGCGCGGCAGCTCGCCAAGGAACTGTTCAGCAGCCTGGCCCCGGATGGCGAGGACGCCATCGACGCCCATCTGCGCGAACAGCTCGGGCGCTGGCGCGCTGATCTCAGCGAATACCAAACCCTGGCCGGCACCGGCCAGTATCCGGGCGGACCAACCATCGCCGACGCACTCGGCGTGATCAAGGCGATGAGCGCCGAGACCGACAGCGTCCGCCTCATCGAGCAATTCCTGGCGCGCAAGAACGACCTGCTTGATCTCGCCGACGGCATCCATGAGCTGCGCAACTTCTACACCCACCAGCGCCAGGCCTGGGATCAGCTGATTGACGCCAAACAGCGCTTCCAGGCCAACCGCACCGAGCTGGAGCAGCATGCCGATGCCGCCGCCGCGCTCCAGCGCAGCGCCGAGATTCTTGCGGCCCCCGCGCCCTATGGCATGGTCAAGGAAGCCGCCGCGCTGATTCACCGCATCGAGCAGGTTAATGATGGGCTGATCGCTGCGCATCGCGCACAGATCCTGCCCGAGATCGACAAACAACTCGGCAAGGTGCAGATTGAACTCGATGCAGCCCAGGCCGACAACACCCTAAGCAACCAATGCCTCTATCCGCTGCAACAGCTCAAACAGCAGATCGCGGCCCAGACCAGCCTGGCGCACATCACCCAGGCCGGTATCCGCGCGCTGGAACTGGCCGACGCCGCCTTTGCCAAGATCGAGGCCAGCGCCCCGCCGCCACCGAAGCAGCCCGGCGATGGCGTCAAAGAGAAACCGGATCAGCCCTACGTCAAACCCCGCCGGGTGATCAAGCCCGCCGCGCTCGCGCCCGAGGGCTACCTGGAGACCCCGGCCGATATCGATGCCTACCTCGACAAGCTGCGCGGAGCGCTGGAGACGGTGATCGCTGCGGGTGATCGGATCGAGATTCGGTGA
- the metF gene encoding methylenetetrahydrofolate reductase [NAD(P)H] — MHTHLQDTLSLEIFPPKTPEGMTKLKRAVTKLNTLKPKYFSCTYGAGGSTRERTFEAVSWLREQQIETAPHLACIGSGKDEIHDIVEHYAAQGITRLVALRGDLPSGMGRPDRGTFRYASELVTYLRETYNSRFHIEVAAYPEFHPQAASAAADLQHFKHKVECGADSAITQYFFNADAYFAFVDACEKLGITVPIIPGIMPITNYSQLARFSDACGAEIPRFIRRRLEAFGDDRDSIRAFGHDAVLKLCERLISGGAPGLHFYTMNQAGPTLALCTELGIKPAESAPV; from the coding sequence ATGCACACGCACCTGCAAGACACCCTGAGCCTTGAGATCTTCCCGCCCAAGACACCCGAGGGCATGACCAAGCTGAAACGCGCGGTCACAAAGCTCAATACACTAAAACCGAAGTATTTTTCCTGCACCTATGGTGCCGGCGGCTCGACTCGCGAGCGCACTTTCGAGGCCGTTTCCTGGCTGCGCGAGCAACAGATCGAGACCGCGCCCCACCTCGCATGCATCGGCTCTGGCAAGGACGAAATTCATGACATCGTCGAGCACTATGCCGCCCAGGGCATCACCCGCCTGGTGGCACTGCGCGGCGACTTGCCCTCCGGCATGGGTCGGCCCGACCGCGGCACCTTTCGCTACGCCAGCGAGCTGGTGACCTATCTGCGCGAGACCTACAACTCGCGTTTTCATATCGAGGTTGCCGCCTACCCCGAATTTCACCCGCAAGCCGCTTCCGCCGCGGCGGACCTGCAGCACTTCAAGCACAAGGTCGAGTGCGGGGCGGACAGCGCCATCACCCAGTACTTTTTCAACGCCGACGCCTATTTCGCCTTTGTTGATGCGTGCGAGAAGCTCGGCATCACGGTGCCCATTATTCCCGGCATCATGCCCATTACCAATTACTCCCAGCTCGCGCGCTTCTCAGACGCCTGCGGGGCCGAAATCCCGCGCTTTATCCGCCGCCGGCTCGAGGCTTTCGGTGACGACCGCGACAGCATCCGCGCCTTTGGCCACGACGCAGTGCTGAAGCTCTGCGAGCGTCTGATCAGCGGCGGTGCGCCAGGGCTGCATTTTTACACCATGAACCAGGCCGGCCCGACCCTGGCGCTCTGCACCGAGCTCGGCATCAAGCCAGCCGAGTCCGCGCCGGTATGA
- a CDS encoding DUF1788 domain-containing protein has product MSGDFNQRLDKILSRITGDDFLQGRGLGNEIPFYAFDYPPEQEPVVREHIAFLLQQLPKQRPDLRVGHINLFGLIVETLKTRNFYAKALNMQRAKGDAAVLKALAAPLDAGKLAAALIEQADPATKDMVLVSGVGSAYPLLRTHNLLNNLHAGMGSTPLVLFYPGVYDGQTLRLFGLLQDKPYYRAFRLVG; this is encoded by the coding sequence ATGAGCGGCGACTTCAACCAGCGGCTCGACAAAATCCTGTCTCGGATCACTGGGGATGACTTTCTCCAAGGGCGGGGGCTTGGCAATGAGATCCCGTTCTACGCCTTCGACTACCCACCAGAGCAGGAGCCGGTGGTGCGCGAGCACATCGCCTTTCTGCTGCAGCAGCTCCCGAAACAACGGCCCGATCTGCGCGTCGGCCACATCAACCTGTTTGGGCTGATTGTCGAGACGCTCAAGACGCGGAATTTCTATGCCAAGGCGCTTAACATGCAGCGCGCGAAGGGGGATGCGGCCGTGCTCAAGGCACTGGCCGCGCCGCTTGATGCGGGCAAGTTGGCGGCGGCGCTGATCGAGCAAGCTGACCCAGCGACGAAGGATATGGTGCTGGTCTCCGGGGTTGGCAGCGCCTACCCGCTGCTGCGCACCCACAATCTGCTGAATAACCTGCATGCCGGCATGGGCAGCACGCCACTGGTGCTGTTTTACCCCGGCGTCTATGACGGCCAGACGTTGCGGCTGTTCGGCCTGCTGCAAGACAAGCCCTACTACCGTGCCTTCAGACTCGTCGGCTGA
- a CDS encoding type II toxin-antitoxin system HicB family antitoxin: MQSYTAVVEKCPDTGLYVGYIPGFPGAHSQAETLDELAENLREVVSLLSDDGPPVLELQNA; this comes from the coding sequence ATGCAAAGCTATACCGCAGTTGTCGAAAAGTGCCCCGATACCGGCTTGTACGTTGGCTACATCCCCGGTTTCCCGGGAGCGCATTCGCAAGCGGAAACCCTTGATGAGCTCGCTGAAAATCTCAGAGAGGTCGTTTCGCTGCTGTCAGACGATGGTCCGCCCGTCTTGGAATTACAAAACGCCTGA
- a CDS encoding PIN domain-containing protein — translation MRIYLDNCVFNRPFDTQQQIRIRLEAEAKLYIQQRIRDGSLELAWSYMLDLENEQNPFHERRMAIARWANLAVIDVVESPAIIAFAKQLAHLGVKPKDALHVASAVAGKAEYFVTTDDKLLKKLRDVPECHAITPIDFLVKIDDRND, via the coding sequence ATGCGCATCTACCTCGATAACTGCGTCTTCAACCGACCGTTCGACACGCAGCAGCAGATTAGGATTCGACTTGAAGCGGAGGCCAAACTCTACATCCAGCAACGGATCAGGGATGGCAGCCTGGAACTCGCCTGGTCTTATATGCTGGATCTCGAGAACGAGCAAAACCCGTTTCACGAGAGAAGAATGGCCATTGCCCGATGGGCGAACCTTGCGGTTATCGATGTGGTGGAATCTCCGGCGATCATTGCGTTCGCCAAGCAGCTCGCCCATCTGGGCGTCAAGCCCAAGGATGCCCTGCATGTTGCTTCGGCGGTCGCAGGTAAGGCGGAATACTTTGTAACAACGGATGACAAATTGCTCAAGAAATTGCGCGATGTTCCTGAGTGCCACGCAATCACTCCAATTGACTTCTTGGTAAAGATTGATGACCGCAATGACTGA
- a CDS encoding SulP family inorganic anion transporter — protein MKSPLLQALFPFMRWFPMTGTTLRADLIAGITVALVLVPQSMAYAQLAGLPVVYGLYASFVPVIIASLWGSSNQLHTGPVAMLSLMSAAAVLPLAAIGSQEFLQLSIMLALMVGVLRLALGLLRMGIIANFLSSPVIIGFTNAAALIIGLSQLSKVLNVPFPRTDSFVVDLWNVIVQLPNSHLPTVLFALVTFAIIVGTKKIAPKLPGVLLAVIFTTLVSWMIGFERNQTVSVDAIQDPAARQLAIDYASTARAIDSLGQTTSAIGQDIRELAKTNDNSRFAELALLEADLRVLTRDMEQRKLANNERQVDLHGLRFEHAVDASGQDLLFRRGDTPPDITADDHTWRISKVAGDQITFMGGGAVVGTIPAGLPQFHLPSFKPDFFWALLPSALVMALIGFMEATSISKAIAAQTKERVNTSKELVGQGLANIVGSFFSSFTVSGSFSRSAVAAKTGAKTGLFAIISAIAVMLVLLFLTPLLYHLPQAVLAVIVMMAVFGLINVRALIRAWRIERQEAIAGIVTFIATLAMAPQLANGILLGGGLGIVMWMLRTMKPRTTILGRDADGTLAGAAENNLPVLGKNFIAVRFDGSLNFVNASHFEDMLLEARMQNPQAKAVLVIGSGINAIDVSGEERLRDVIDTYRDNGIEIYFSSLKAQIYEALERGRLFDVLGRENFFRTKEKALDFMESKYDGVPA, from the coding sequence ATGAAATCTCCGCTCTTGCAGGCGCTCTTTCCTTTCATGCGCTGGTTCCCGATGACAGGCACCACGCTGCGGGCCGATCTGATCGCCGGCATCACGGTTGCTCTGGTGCTGGTGCCGCAAAGCATGGCTTATGCACAGCTGGCCGGCTTGCCGGTGGTCTATGGGCTCTATGCCTCCTTCGTGCCGGTGATCATCGCCTCGCTGTGGGGCTCATCCAATCAGCTCCACACCGGTCCGGTCGCCATGTTGTCCTTAATGTCGGCCGCCGCCGTGCTGCCACTGGCCGCAATCGGTAGTCAGGAATTCCTGCAATTGTCCATCATGCTGGCGTTGATGGTCGGGGTGCTGCGCCTGGCGCTTGGCCTGCTGCGCATGGGCATCATTGCCAATTTCCTTTCCAGTCCGGTAATTATTGGCTTCACCAACGCCGCCGCACTCATCATCGGCCTGTCGCAGTTGAGCAAGGTGCTTAATGTGCCCTTCCCGCGCACCGACAGTTTCGTTGTCGATCTCTGGAACGTGATCGTGCAGCTTCCGAATTCTCACCTGCCCACGGTCCTGTTTGCGCTCGTGACCTTTGCCATCATCGTCGGTACCAAGAAGATCGCCCCCAAGCTGCCCGGCGTGCTGCTAGCGGTTATCTTCACCACCCTGGTGAGCTGGATGATTGGCTTCGAACGCAATCAAACCGTCAGCGTCGATGCCATTCAGGACCCGGCCGCACGCCAGCTTGCCATCGACTATGCCTCCACCGCGCGCGCTATCGATTCACTCGGCCAGACCACCTCCGCCATCGGGCAGGACATTCGCGAGCTGGCTAAAACCAATGACAACAGCCGCTTTGCCGAACTCGCCCTGCTGGAAGCCGACCTGCGCGTTCTCACCCGCGACATGGAACAACGCAAGCTCGCGAACAACGAGCGCCAGGTGGATCTGCATGGCCTGCGTTTCGAGCACGCCGTCGATGCCAGCGGCCAGGACCTACTTTTCAGGCGGGGCGACACCCCGCCCGATATCACCGCAGACGACCACACCTGGCGCATCAGCAAAGTGGCCGGCGATCAAATCACTTTCATGGGCGGCGGCGCCGTGGTCGGCACCATTCCGGCCGGGCTGCCACAATTTCATCTCCCCAGCTTCAAACCTGACTTCTTCTGGGCACTGCTACCCTCGGCTCTGGTGATGGCGCTGATCGGCTTTATGGAGGCCACCTCCATCTCCAAAGCCATCGCCGCTCAGACCAAGGAACGGGTCAACACCAGCAAGGAGCTCGTCGGTCAGGGCTTGGCCAATATCGTCGGCAGCTTCTTTAGCTCCTTCACCGTCAGCGGGTCCTTCTCGCGTTCGGCTGTGGCGGCGAAAACCGGTGCCAAAACCGGCTTATTCGCCATCATCAGCGCTATCGCCGTCATGCTGGTGCTACTGTTTCTCACGCCGCTGCTCTACCACCTCCCGCAGGCCGTGCTGGCCGTGATTGTCATGATGGCGGTGTTCGGGCTCATCAACGTCCGCGCCCTAATCCGTGCCTGGCGTATCGAGCGACAGGAGGCCATCGCCGGAATCGTCACCTTCATCGCCACCCTGGCCATGGCCCCGCAGTTAGCCAACGGCATCCTGCTCGGCGGCGGGCTCGGTATCGTCATGTGGATGCTCCGCACCATGAAACCGCGCACCACCATCCTCGGGCGCGACGCCGATGGCACCTTGGCCGGCGCGGCGGAAAACAACTTGCCGGTGCTCGGCAAGAACTTCATCGCCGTGCGCTTTGACGGCTCGCTGAACTTCGTCAACGCCTCTCACTTCGAAGACATGCTGCTCGAGGCGCGCATGCAGAACCCGCAAGCCAAGGCGGTCCTGGTCATCGGCAGCGGCATCAACGCCATCGACGTCTCCGGCGAAGAGCGCCTGCGCGACGTCATCGACACCTACCGCGACAACGGCATTGAGATTTACTTCTCGAGCCTCAAAGCCCAGATCTACGAGGCGCTGGAACGCGGCCGGCTGTTCGACGTGCTCGGGCGCGAAAACTTCTTCCGCACCAAGGAAAAAGCGCTCGACTTCATGGAAAGCAAATACGACGGCGTGCCGGCTTGA